Proteins from one Primulina huaijiensis isolate GDHJ02 unplaced genomic scaffold, ASM1229523v2 scaffold206486, whole genome shotgun sequence genomic window:
- the LOC140966452 gene encoding protein COFACTOR ASSEMBLY OF COMPLEX C SUBUNIT B CCB3, chloroplastic-like → MYCLSTAPAVGILESPPTKYQIPRFPHKCCARCCLRIPSSPPCNRPLLSSFSTLSADPSISGHEVSKIPRPPLLETLVLMDLDPATAELAIGFLGPFFSAFGFLFILRIVMSWYPKLPVDKFPYVVAYAPTEPLLVQTRKLIPPLGGVDVTPVVWFGLVSFVSEILVGPQGLLVLLSQQQV, encoded by the coding sequence ATGTATTGTCTATCCACTGCTCCTGCTGTCGGAATCCTAGAATCCCCTCCAACAAAGTACCAGATCCCAAGATTTCCACACAAATGCTGCGCACGATGTTGTTTGAGAATACCGTCTTCTCCTCCCTGCAATCGCCCTCTTCTTTCCTCCTTTTCCACCTTATCCGCAGACCCTTCAATCAGCGGACATGAAGTCTCAAAGATTCCACGTCCTCCATTGCTGGAAACACTGGTGTTAATGGATTTGGACCCTGCTACAGCGGAGCTCGCAATCGGGTTCTTGGGTCCGTTTTTCTCTGCATTCGGGTTCCTGTTCATTTTGAGGATAGTGATGTCTTGGTATCCCAAGTTGCCTGTAGACAAGTTCCCTTACGTTGTGGCGTATGCCCCGACAGAGCCACTTCTTGTTCAGACAAGGAAGTTGATTCCACCTCTCGGCGGAGTCGATGTCACCCCTGTTGTCTGGTTTGGATTGGTCAGTTTCGTTAGTGAGATATTGGTCGGCCCACAGGGGCTTCTTGTTCTCTTGTCTCAGCAGCAGGTTTAG